Proteins from a single region of Caloramator sp. E03:
- the cas2 gene encoding CRISPR-associated endonuclease Cas2 yields the protein MFVILVYDVGEKRVNKVLKKCRQYLNWVQNSVFEGEISEGNIKKLKMELNSIIKNNEDSVIIYNFQNTRYSDREVMGLKKNGFDIII from the coding sequence ATGTTTGTAATACTTGTTTATGATGTTGGGGAAAAAAGAGTAAATAAAGTTCTAAAAAAATGCAGGCAATACTTGAATTGGGTTCAAAACTCTGTTTTTGAAGGAGAAATTAGTGAAGGTAATATTAAAAAACTTAAAATGGAACTTAACAGTATAATCAAAAACAACGAGGATTCGGTTATAATCTATAATTTTCAAAATACAAGATATTCTGATAGAGAAGTTATGGGCCTTAAGAAAAATGGATTTGATATTATAATATGA
- a CDS encoding methyl-accepting chemotaxis protein yields the protein MKKKFNLNSLNFKLTLLPLFILLITFVFITVISGYIVRVSTIKTTKEDGLNLTRQLAKRIEQSKSAYNSLNEQIEDKIKTTCNIVLSQSYINNEVLNNIAKSMGVDEINYTDPSGKIIYSNLQSSIGYTFDNKHISYSVLTGSQNNFMENIRKSTEDDNYYKYGYVHNPKGGMVQVGLLANKVQDLVEKTSYQSIIDEIGKNPNIVYALFIDTNLKAVAHTDKNRIGIELKDEGSKTAAVNGKEYSSEYYYDVKKVNVYDVLTPVYVDNKLIGAIDVGLSMKSVYDSVSRITIILSAIGIISFLVVGSILFILSKNSVTTLNEIKDYLNLMSKGDLSNNFNEKLIKKKDELGDISKAINVLQSSFKDIINDINSKTKKIENACNSLNSTSQEMAASSEQVSATMNEMAKGAQTQSQEILDVVSLMHDLAKNMDNIYEKLELVKNSAHNTKNKVNIGKSELNQLLQSIENIKESFNIVNNKVINLSNSISKVSSITDAITTIAEQTNLLALNAAIEAARAGESGRGFAVVAEEVRKLAEESRQFADEIKTLVLSINQDTKEVIVTAKEVDNQVKSQIENVDETVKSFENILDSVETIVPTIEDVYKSVDLTVHVKNDVLAKTENVSSIIEESSASTEEISASSQEMSASAQEVAHSVEELTSISNELMQSVAKFRI from the coding sequence TTGAAGAAAAAATTCAACCTAAATTCGTTAAATTTTAAACTAACACTTCTGCCCCTTTTTATTCTTCTTATTACTTTTGTATTTATTACGGTAATATCAGGTTATATTGTAAGAGTATCTACAATTAAAACAACTAAAGAAGATGGATTAAACTTAACAAGACAGTTAGCAAAAAGAATAGAGCAAAGTAAAAGTGCCTATAACTCTCTCAATGAACAAATTGAAGACAAGATAAAAACAACTTGCAATATAGTATTGTCGCAATCTTATATTAATAATGAAGTTTTAAATAATATTGCAAAATCTATGGGAGTTGATGAAATAAATTATACTGATCCTTCTGGAAAAATAATTTATTCCAATCTCCAATCAAGTATTGGCTATACATTTGATAATAAACATATATCTTATTCAGTTTTAACTGGAAGCCAAAACAATTTCATGGAAAACATAAGAAAAAGTACAGAAGATGATAACTACTATAAATACGGATATGTACATAACCCAAAGGGCGGTATGGTACAAGTAGGGTTACTTGCAAATAAAGTTCAGGATTTAGTTGAGAAAACAAGCTATCAATCGATTATAGATGAAATAGGTAAAAATCCTAATATAGTATACGCTCTTTTCATTGACACAAACTTAAAAGCTGTAGCTCATACTGATAAAAACAGGATTGGAATTGAGCTTAAAGATGAAGGTAGCAAAACTGCTGCTGTTAACGGGAAGGAATATTCTTCAGAATACTATTATGACGTTAAAAAGGTAAATGTTTATGATGTTTTAACTCCTGTATATGTGGATAATAAACTTATAGGGGCAATTGATGTTGGACTTTCAATGAAGTCTGTTTATGATTCAGTTTCAAGAATAACAATAATATTATCAGCTATAGGGATTATTTCATTTCTTGTTGTTGGGTCAATATTATTCATACTATCCAAAAACTCTGTAACAACTTTAAATGAAATAAAAGATTATTTAAATTTAATGTCAAAAGGAGATTTATCAAATAATTTTAATGAAAAATTAATTAAGAAAAAAGATGAATTAGGAGATATATCAAAAGCAATAAATGTTCTTCAAAGCTCATTTAAAGATATTATTAACGACATTAATTCAAAAACTAAAAAAATAGAAAATGCCTGCAATTCACTTAATTCAACATCTCAGGAGATGGCGGCAAGTTCTGAGCAGGTATCTGCAACAATGAACGAAATGGCTAAAGGTGCCCAAACACAATCCCAGGAGATTTTAGATGTTGTAAGCCTAATGCATGATCTTGCTAAAAATATGGATAACATCTATGAAAAACTAGAATTAGTAAAAAACTCAGCACATAATACAAAAAATAAAGTTAATATTGGCAAAAGTGAACTTAATCAACTTTTACAGTCTATTGAAAATATAAAAGAATCCTTTAATATTGTAAACAACAAAGTTATTAACCTTTCAAATTCAATATCAAAGGTTAGCAGCATAACCGATGCTATAACAACTATTGCAGAGCAAACAAACCTTTTAGCACTTAATGCTGCAATAGAAGCCGCCAGAGCCGGAGAGTCTGGAAGAGGTTTTGCTGTTGTAGCAGAAGAAGTTAGAAAACTTGCAGAAGAGTCCAGACAGTTTGCTGATGAAATAAAAACTTTAGTACTTTCCATAAACCAAGATACAAAGGAAGTAATAGTAACAGCAAAGGAAGTTGATAATCAGGTTAAATCACAAATAGAAAACGTTGATGAAACAGTAAAATCCTTTGAAAACATATTAGATTCTGTAGAGACTATAGTCCCAACTATTGAAGATGTTTATAAATCTGTTGACCTTACAGTTCATGTTAAAAATGATGTTTTAGCTAAAACTGAAAACGTATCAAGTATTATAGAGGAGTCTTCTGCCTCAACTGAGGAAATTTCAGCTTCAAGCCAAGAAATGTCAGCCTCTGCCCAGGAAGTTGCTCATTCAGTTGAAGAACTTACATCAATTTCTAATGAGCTTATGCAATCAGTTGCAAAGTTTAGGATATAA
- a CDS encoding response regulator: protein MIKVVIADDEMKVCQLICNLIDWESIDMNIVGIANNGVEALELIKKHKPDIVITDIRMPGYDGLELIKYGKEIKEDIDFIIISGYSHFEYAKTAIKYGVIDYLLKPIKKDELLEILYKIRKKNKQRDEDISNENIKLNLKKDLSKLRSLFFVEKLLNSNKNIKKLTLEECNTNYYFKFQKGIFQILIIKFDYEYAAQIENSLNIIKDKITNIIEKMLRPECFEIEVYFNNSRGYCLLNYKEENKKIIRKLIKNCLDEFIIQKNIYGRIEFTIGLGVAVKDINEIENSLFTAEAAVDQRLIEGTEKIIENIQLKNNKDTSLIISFTNSLEKSIEILDLNGVIKVCESLKEKLTKNSNILGCELFYYVKEAFNIYLLILKKYQLNTKDLEQKNQPFYQRLELCSSASELFLCFEKYIKESFEMIVKDKKQEDLRPIRIAKQFINDNYMKPITLKEVSDYVGFNDSYFSFLFKRENGITFLEYLSEVRMNKAKELLKNTDLSVAEICEKVGYNDLKHFVKSFKKYTGIKPSEYRKLFS, encoded by the coding sequence ATGATTAAAGTAGTTATTGCAGATGATGAAATGAAGGTTTGTCAGTTGATTTGTAATCTTATAGATTGGGAATCAATAGATATGAATATTGTTGGAATTGCAAATAACGGTGTTGAAGCCCTTGAACTAATAAAAAAACATAAGCCAGATATAGTAATAACAGACATAAGAATGCCAGGATATGATGGACTTGAGCTTATTAAATATGGAAAAGAGATAAAAGAGGATATAGATTTTATTATAATAAGTGGATATAGTCATTTTGAATATGCTAAAACTGCAATAAAATATGGAGTTATAGATTATTTATTAAAACCTATAAAAAAAGATGAGCTTTTAGAGATATTATATAAAATAAGAAAAAAGAATAAGCAAAGAGATGAGGATATATCTAACGAAAATATAAAACTTAATTTAAAAAAAGATCTTAGTAAATTAAGGTCATTGTTTTTTGTTGAAAAATTATTAAACAGTAATAAAAATATAAAAAAACTTACATTGGAAGAATGTAATACAAATTATTACTTTAAATTTCAAAAGGGCATTTTTCAAATATTAATTATCAAATTTGATTATGAATATGCAGCACAGATTGAAAATAGTTTAAATATCATAAAGGATAAGATAACTAATATAATAGAAAAAATGTTAAGACCGGAATGTTTTGAAATTGAGGTATATTTTAACAATAGCAGAGGATATTGTCTTTTAAATTACAAAGAAGAAAATAAAAAGATAATAAGAAAATTAATTAAAAATTGTTTAGATGAGTTCATTATTCAAAAAAATATCTATGGAAGAATTGAGTTTACAATAGGGCTTGGAGTAGCTGTTAAGGATATAAATGAGATAGAGAATTCTTTATTTACTGCTGAGGCAGCAGTTGATCAGCGTCTAATTGAAGGTACTGAAAAAATAATTGAGAATATACAATTAAAAAATAATAAAGATACTTCTTTAATAATTAGTTTTACTAATAGTTTAGAAAAATCAATTGAAATATTAGATTTAAATGGAGTTATTAAAGTTTGTGAATCATTAAAAGAAAAATTGACTAAAAATTCTAATATTTTAGGCTGCGAACTTTTTTACTATGTAAAAGAGGCTTTTAATATTTATTTATTGATTTTAAAAAAATATCAATTGAACACAAAGGATTTAGAACAAAAAAATCAGCCCTTTTATCAACGTTTAGAGTTGTGTAGTAGTGCATCAGAGCTGTTCTTATGCTTTGAAAAATATATAAAAGAATCCTTTGAAATGATAGTAAAAGATAAAAAACAGGAAGATTTAAGACCAATAAGAATAGCAAAACAATTTATAAATGATAATTATATGAAACCTATTACACTTAAAGAAGTTAGTGATTATGTGGGGTTTAATGATTCTTATTTTAGTTTTTTATTTAAAAGAGAAAATGGTATAACATTTTTAGAATATCTTTCAGAGGTTAGAATGAATAAAGCAAAGGAGCTATTAAAAAATACTGATTTAAGTGTAGCTGAAATTTGTGAAAAAGTAGGGTATAACGATTTAAAGCATTTTGTAAAAAGTTTTAAAAAATATACGGGAATTAAACCAAGTGAGTATAGGAAACTTTTTTCATAG
- a CDS encoding sensor histidine kinase translates to MVTSILEKKYFITLSVFFIFLVTIIFIGYKFIYIPYKETAKVLEFFSKGYTLQGIYELRYPLSPEFYDAIKKFKSYVDVNEMISATKRQAQYLALQNQINPHFLYNSLEGIRGEAISAGLNSLAEMTEALATFFRYIISNMEHLVTLEDELESIENYFMIHCIIKCNR, encoded by the coding sequence ATGGTTACATCAATATTAGAAAAGAAATATTTTATTACCTTATCAGTATTTTTTATATTTTTAGTAACTATTATTTTTATAGGCTATAAATTTATTTATATACCCTATAAAGAAACAGCAAAGGTATTAGAGTTTTTTTCAAAGGGGTATACACTTCAGGGAATATATGAATTAAGATATCCACTTAGTCCTGAGTTTTACGATGCAATAAAAAAGTTTAAGTCTTATGTAGATGTAAATGAGATGATAAGTGCTACGAAAAGACAAGCCCAGTATCTTGCACTGCAAAATCAGATTAATCCACATTTTTTATATAACAGTTTGGAAGGTATTAGAGGAGAGGCAATATCAGCAGGATTAAATAGCTTGGCAGAAATGACAGAAGCATTAGCAACATTTTTCCGTTATATCATTTCTAATATGGAGCATTTAGTAACTTTAGAGGATGAATTAGAAAGCATTGAAAATTATTTTATGAT